attatattaaaataatttttttatttttttaaatttatttctaatattaatatatcaaaactatgtaaaaatattttaaaaataaaaattatgtgtggaactcaataaaaaaaaattatttggttaaccaaacaatttaatttttatgattaggCAAAACACGATCTCTAAATCttcttgtttgatattgtaatgCGTTGCGGTTGAAAATACTTATATGCTggacatgatttttaaatttgtttggtttttattacttaaacatgttttttttattttaaattatgataaaaacttgggtttgagaaaaattataattcatttttaatttatttttaaattataattataaaaaatattacaaaacaaaactagcattaaattcataatccagGTATTTAATATTGTTGAATTTTCATTGACCCTTAGCTCATATTCTAAATAGTGAGTTAGGAAAATTTATCTATAAATCATGTTTATATTCTAAGTTGTGAGTTACGGATGTTTATCTATAAATTAAGAAGTCAActcaaattattatataaaaaaaactgaaattattttgttaaaatgaaaataatttgataaaaaaaaaagtaattcaaaattaaacaagGCACCGCCCAGGTTTTatgaatatgaaagaaaaaacaatttggtCACTGATCCATAATAGCAATAATCTCTATGCTTATTTCTTATTAGATGTTTTATATCTAAACAAAATTCTAtcattcatttgttttattattattattctattgCCATTAAAGTTAGTAATCAGTTGTGCTTTATTCAATCTGGATACATCAAACCCACAAATGAATCAATTTTTACATattatcacaaaaataaaatcatgcgTGATATTAAATccactaataaataataaataaatgattttcaaaatttacaATATTGTTAATGGATATATTCTTCTCTCCAAACTTGTAAGATATGACAACGCAATAAAAACTTCGATCTAAAGTTATTAAAACTAGTTTAAAATCCCAGTCAATGATTGGACGGATTCACAAAAACTaattcagtttaatttaaaattaaaaaaataaaataatattatttttattttattttatcttaaaacaaATTACTTTTCAACCAGCTTACTCATGTTTTATCTAATCAACtcttatctaatttatttttatcttgaaattaaattttaattaaattttgaatcaacaaatcatcaaattaaCTTATACCATAAAACCAGtcttaataatattgatttatcctgattatattttttaaattataaccataAAAACTATCACATATACTTTATAAAGCATGGTGGCCATTTCTGTTAAAATTGGATTTGATaagagtaataaataaatataaatgtaaaCAAATACGATTTTGTTACATTTCGTAACTTACATGAATTGTGATGGCGTAGGCTATAAAATAACCTTCATCTTTATAATCTTAATAACCTTcattcatatttatatatagtaattgggtttattttttatgttgtcattcttaatataaataaataaaaatgtgataTTTATACAAAAGTTTCTCAATGCAACAACCAAATGATGACAAGTACTCTACTAAATATCCTTTGAAAATTACTTTAACTCAATGATCCATGTTCTTTTTCGGGTCAAATCTTGAGAGGGTCTAGCAACAATAGATAGAACTAGCCTTCCTCTCAGGACTAGTAAATATACATATTCCAccgctaatttttttattttaaattaatatgggTATCCAGACCAGTTTATATGTAtttcgactaatcccacaggtCCTGAAATTAAAGACTATGTAAGTCTCCaatgaccatcatatgagcaaccacaaaactcgaatctgagaccacagaaaaataaactttttaatcccaaactattattattgtacCACTTCCTAGATAATTATTACACAGCCCATCTTGCAACTAAACCagtgtgtttttcttctttcactcGAGTCTTTAAAGTCAATACTATTGTAAAATGTTGCATCAATGATGGATCTTGGTGATGAAATTAATATGGTAGCTAAATACcggaagcaaaataaaaataaagagtatgAAAAAACAGAGTAGTCGAAATAGAGTTACATATAAGTGTTATAAATAACcctaaattatagttttatttctgaaataaaatCTGATAAGTTCTCCTCTCAACGAGGTTTACATCATTTTTTAGATTAGAAATTGATCTTTACAaggcaagaaaaatcaaaattctaaaataaaaaaaaacaaaaaaattaatttgattattgcAACTCTTATCTTAATTTATTAAGGAAGAATAAACTAAGTTAAATTgtcaagtttttaaatatttgcttCGAATAATTTCACAGACTTTACTTTTAAAGCTACTTCTGAGTAAATAAGAATtgctttcaatatttaatttgcttgatggtaagaaattaattcaaaagcTTTGTCTAATTAATGTACTTGTAGAGGGTGCTTAGTAGTGTGGTAgtggttacttttcaaataactttttgtgccaaaatgcatgccattgattttttttattttttaaaaataatttttgatatcagcacatcaaaacaatccaaaacgtacaaatcatattaaaaaattttgggAATATATTAGTAATTTCATCGATTTCTCTTTACTTTAAGGAATATCatgaaagaatatttattttactttgatgatTAATAGATTTATAGAAATAAATGTATAAATCTTTAAACTGAATTAACgacatatcaatttattatttttattttcagaattttgtttttttaactttttattcaaatctctttttttttattataatatactGTAGGAAGATTAAAcgaattttttttgttcgacCTAGTTTTCACAAttatattacaaatttattttatctgtgataataaaattaaaaatatatttttgagattCAGACGATCGACCAATTACTAATGTggatatcaaaatatataaatatgatgACTGATTTCTTTTCTAACAACATaggatttgaattttatgttgtgcataaacatatcaaaatgtaaattatttttcacaaataatGAGAAACACGAAACAATCATTATACCTTTGTAGATAGCTCTCGATGATCTCATGGCCTTAACCAAAAAGTTTTGAATACCCTCTCAAGGTTGTGCCTTCTCTTAATAGAAGCCTGAACTATTAACAGCTAAGATTAGTTTAAAGAGAAATCTTCCAAGGGTTTCTagagatttttcaaagtttctTACCCTCAGCTTGTCTATCAGATTTGACAAAAAGAATTTGGTTCAAAGAAAGAGACTCTGTTGACTTGTCAAACGGTATTTGCCTAAGGGATTCCTGCTGAAAGCAATCATCTGTTGCATCATGGTGTGCCATGTTCCTGCTGCAGAAATTTCTATCTACCACCAACTACAGAAGCGATAGGCTGAGACGTCCATACAACTTGTAGACATAGAGGTTGCcaatttcaaaatgatattCGAATCTTGCCTTGCctcaataaattttaagttaaaagtCATCGTGGgtgaattttaaaacatgaggaCTTTAGGTCACCGTGCCagagttattaaacttgattcgAGCTTGCATCtctaattcaaagtattaatcTAATTTCACTTGAGtgaatctaaaataattttgtttcaataataataaaaaaaagaaatatcattttgaaaaaaaaaaaagaaagaacccgGGTTTAATTTAAACTTGGCATCGGGTTAGGAGGTCATATCGACAGGTTACTTATTGGTTTAGCCTACCAGGCGGGCCGGGTTTTATAGGAGTACTGTGCGCCATGCATTGGGTCCAAAAGGCAGCAGCCTTCAATGTATTCTCCTTCAACATTCTTGCTTGCTTGCCAGACATGGTACGCAACTCTATTTTTGGTCAACGCCAGACTTGGAATCCAAGCGCATGGGGTTATAAATTAGAACACCATGAAGTCGAATACCCAATGTAATTggcaacacacacacacatagaagaagaagaaatggaacTCATGGAGGATGTGGTGATAGTTGGAGCAGGAATTGCAGGCTTGGCAACAGCAGTGGCTTTGAAAAGAGTAGGGGTTCGAGCTTTGGTATTGGAGAAATCAGAAGGGTTAAGGTCCACTGGTACAGCCTTGACCCTGACTCCAAATGCTTGGCTTGCCCTTGATGCTCTTGGTGTTTCTCACAAGCTCATCCCCCTTTATACTCCTTCAATCAAGTACTAAATTGCTTCaccatgttaattttttcttttcattatgtTTGATAATTTACATATTCTTGAATTTGGATTTTAGTACCATGCTTTTGATGATAGATTAATTTCTCGTGAACTTCTTTTTCTCACCATTTAGGGGATATGTAACCAATGTTAGTACTGGAGAAGTTCAAGAAGTCCTCTATCCTCGACAAGGTGTTAGGACACTTCACCGTAAAGTGTTGTTAGAGGCACTGGCAGAGGAATTGGCAACTGACTCAATTCGATTCTCTTCGAGGTTAGCTGCTATTCAAAGTCTAGAACAAGGAGGTGATGCTTCCATGGCTGTTGTACACTTGGAAGATGGAACTACCATCAAATCTAAGGTTCTGATAGGCTGCGATGGGGTGCACTCGGTAGTGGCACGATGGCTAGGACTGGCAGAACTGGTCCATTCAGGTCGATCAGCGGTGCGGGGTTTAGCAGTTTTTCCTCAAGGCCATGGATTTAAGCAAGAAGTTCGTTTTTTCTTGGATGAGAGCACCAATAGGCCTGGTTTTGTTCCTCTCAATGATAGGGAACTTTACTGGTTTTTAGTCAGTCAAGGTTAGCACTTAGCACTGTTCATATTGGTTCACGTGATCAAATCACTTGAGGGGAAAATTTATTGTGAAATAATTTCCATTTCAGGGGAAAACATGGAAGGAGAGGCAGAGCAAATACAGAGAGAAGTACTTGAGAAATGTACAGAAAAATTTCCCTCGGAATACCTGGACGTGGTCCGGCATGCCGATCTTTCCTCATTATCATGGGCACCATTGATGTTTAGGCCTCCATGGGGGATCATATTTGGAAAACTAAGCAAAGGAAATGTGACAGTAGCTGGTGATGCTATGCACCCCATGACTCCTGATCTAGGAAACGGTGGCGGTGCATCGCTAGAAGACGCTGTGGTTTTGGGCAGACACATTGGCAACTCAATTATAAACAATGGAGGACTGATTGTTCCAGGAGACATGGCTAAAGCCATAGATGATTATGTCAAGGAAAGGAGGTGGCGTGCCGCCATGCTTGTCACAGCATCGTATTTATCCGGACGGATGCAGCAAGGAGACAAGTGGTGGATAAAATTTCTCAGGGATAGAGCattttacaagtattttttCAGCTGGCTTGCTAGACTGGCAGTGGTTTATGACTGTGGAAAACTTCCTGCTATTTCCTATGGTGAAGCGGATCGCTCCAGTAAGGAGGACTAAATTTCAGTATTGATAGTGCTGGCTAGTGATTCTGCAAATTGCTTAGTATTAGGGCATGGCCCTCAATTTCAACACAGTCTCCTGCTGCTGCTATCAAAATATCATATTGATCGGAGAAGGTAGCTTAGTATGATTAACGAGTCAAAGTGaccaatcttcttttttttttctttttttttttgtcttttcaattttaaaagtcaTTGTTCAGGGTCAGAAGTATGAATTTTCTTGTGGTTCTGATGTTTTCATTAAGTTTTAGTCagtgttgttttgttttgctaccTCACATTATTGGAGGTATCATCCtctataatttttaactaaGTTTGTTTTATGTAGAATATgcttcataaatatattatgcaCTCTCTTATCTAAAACAATTTGggtaataaaaactattttattgtcaaggaaaataaattaaaaacataaaaaataatttaagagatTTAAGTATCACTATGTTATCATGTCATCTCATAGGTTAGatgattgattattttattaacataacaacttttcttttaagatattattaacTTAAGTGGACAGTTTTCATACCatgaaaaagtttaattttttttattttaaattaatatgtttttaatatttttaaattattttaatgtgctgattttaaaaataataaaaaatattttataaaaaaattattactatatttttaaaaacactctGAATTGAATGAGTTTGGCTACTTGGATTGTAAGTTTTTCAAGTCACCATGCAGGGATGAGGTAGATTTAATAATTACTTAGGAGatgaagatattttaaaagaCTGTGTCATTAAATCATAGATCCACCACAAGTTAGTTtccatccttttttatttttaatttttgtaacacttttatttcattaatttcaaatcttaaataaaaattttgaaatattttttgtttactagctaaacaataaaatattataatatatttttctcagcagaaaaaaatggaaaatataaaaaaataatttataatattacagTATAATTGTCTTACTTGATTTGGAGACTAATctgaaaaacaacataaattacTAGGTTGTTGAATCATCTCATGGGTCACTATgttaatcattttattgtttttttttaatttgattttgtatttttgaaataaattttgaaatgttttgaGTTTATTTGTTGGTTTATTGATATCATAAGTATTTTATTGGGTGTTTCTAAatgaaaatatgttgaaaattacatttttttttaaaaaaaactaactcaaTTTGTCCAGTGATTGAAAAATGAGCAGAAAAACAATGTGTTAtttacctttaatttttttttaaaaaaacccttgcTTCcaatggaaaaagaagaagaaaaaaagaaagaaagaaaaaggcaaaaaaacacatatttgaCCTTGCAGTAAAGGACACAAggcttcattttatttttttagaaaaaagggGCTAGGTTTATTAGGCCACCTAAGAACAAGCATCTATcccttttttttacatttgtttttagttaattataaattaattaaaatagattagTTAAATGTACATAAAAGATGCCTGACCTAATGGGTATTGGGTTTTGattgagattaattaaaataaataaataaattaagcaaattttaggatttttttaataaaatatgtttagttTTTACTTGGTTATAAATAAGATTGCAAcatgtttttctaatattagtGGTGGTTTTTTTGTGCATctctacaaaaaagaaatttcattgatttttttcaattttttccctatgtatatataattttattattatttaattaaataaaaaattagttttaagaaataaagttaTTGAAGATGATCAAGTTCATGAccgatattataaaataaaatattttgatttatatttatcttttaaatttctaGTTTAGTTTGgttaaatattgtttaattttttattagctttcaaataagattataaatgtttttcctAATATTAGGAGGTGTGTTATTTTGTGAAACCTtgcaaaatcttttttattccttggaatttattcaattgtttttgcaTATGatgctatttttattattatttgatttaataaaaaattaatttaaaaaaatattatttttattatatgatgctattttttattattattattttttaattcagtttttagttattattaataatttttgtgtgtttatgattcttgatttatttgattaaattcatgcattgactttttaatttataattaattttttaatataaaaaagtgtTAAAAATACATGCACATTAATGTTTctgtgtaataaaaaaattgatcgcCAAATAGCTAGGACTCTCTAAAGGTTGCGCCTTCTCTTACAAACATTTATGCTTTAACTAATTCTTTTTTGCGTGTGTTAGATTCTTTcattatttatgaataaaataatttatctttttttcttaattacttATTCTCCAAACAAACTTGGTGGCTAAGCAATCCAAAattaccttgatttttttttatttgcattttgaTCCCCATgtccaaatattttattattttttaagtatcttatttttttatattttaatattttttaaaaaataatattaatgttgactcaaaaaaatattgactcatgattttaaaattagcacgttaaaaattaaatgtgttaaaagtaaatttattaatttttaattcttttaaaaaggcactgaaaataccaaaaataactcaaatacaacaaaaatttatttttttgattttttattggttttttttattttaaaaaaaataaaaaaaatgatcaaaaccCGGATTATTACAATAAGTTACTAAATCTATTTTTGGAGTCCAAGCGCATGGGTTTATAAATTAGAACATCATCATGAAGTCGAATACCCAATGTAATTggcaacacacacacacatagaagaagaagaaacggaACTGATGGAGGATGTGGTGATAGTTGGAGCAGGAATTGCAGGTTTGGCAACAGCAGTGGCTTTGAAAAGAGTAGGGGTTCGAGCTTTGGTACTGGAGAAATCAAAAGGGTTAAGGTCCACTGGTACAGCCTTGACCCTGACTCCAAATGCTTGGCTTGCCCTTGATGCTCTTGGTGTTTCTCACAAGCTCATCCCCCTTTATACTCCTTCATTCAAGTAATAAATTGTttcatcatgttaattttttcttttcattatgtttgattatttataaattcttgaatttgGATTTTAATACCATGCTTTGGATGATAGATTAATTTCTCGTGCACTTCTTTTTCTCACAATTTAGGGGGTATGTAACCAATGTTAGTACTGGATTCAAGAAGTCCTCATCATCACTAGAAGATGCTGTGGTATTGGGCAGACACATTGGCAATTCATTTATAAACAATGGAGGGCTGATTGTTCCAGGAGACATGGCTAAAGCCATAGATGATTATGTGAAGGAAAGGAAGTGGCGTGCTGCTTTTCTTGTCACAGGATCATATTTAGCAGGATGGGTGCAGCTCGGTGGAGATAAATGGTGGATGAAATTCTTAAGGGATGGAATACTTTACAAGTATCTTTTTGGCAGGATTTCTGGACTTGTGCATAAAGATTGTGGCAAACTTCCTGCTATGTCCTTCGGTGATATGGATCACTCGAGTAAGAAGGACTAGATTCAATTTTGGCATATAGATTCTGCAGATGAGTGGTTTCAGACAATGGTTCTCAATGACTAGTTAACgagtcttttttatattatttgattactGTCTTGAgacaaataacataaaaacatgTCTTTCTATACTctgtaatttataatttatgttctaaaaaaataaaaattcagtcAAAACCGTTTCTTTTATTACTGTTATGGAGTGTTTGTACTTTGTAGGCTTGATCATACTCTAACTCGAGTTAGTGCAAATTTCAGTTTGGTGcctatatttttattgactTAATCAAAGCACAGATATTTTTATTGACTTAATCAAagcacatatatttttattgacttACACGATGGAAGATGGCAAATTCCTATTTCATACATTTTGATACAAAAAGTTCTTTGAAAACGAAAGTTCTTTCATACACTTTCAAACAAACTTTAAATGACCAATGAGATtgcctttcttctttctttccttctttttttctccaaaagAGCCGCctctggttttttatttatttatttaaatagttcaaaaaagagatttagttttattaactCGCAAATTGGCTCGATAACCatgaagaaaaacattattttcttaattacttGCAAGATAAGGTATGTATACAAGTGGGTCATGGACGTCAGACTTGGAGTCCAAGCACATGGGGTTATAATAAGAACAAGATGAGGTACCCTGTAGAAGGAAACACTCATACACGCAGAGGGAGAGAGATGGAAATGATGGAGGATGTGGTGATAGTCGGAGCAGGAATTGCAGGGTTGGCAACAGCAGTGGCTTTGAAAAGAGTAGGGGTTCGAGCCCTGGTGTTAGAGAGATCAGAAGGGCTAAGAGCCACTGGTACAGCGTTGACCCTATCTCCAAATGCTTGGCTTGCCCTTGATGCTCTTGGTGTTTCTCACAAGCTCATCCCCCTTTATACTCCTTCACCCAAGTAATAAATTGTTTCaccat
This genomic interval from Populus nigra chromosome 11, ddPopNigr1.1, whole genome shotgun sequence contains the following:
- the LOC133668336 gene encoding monooxygenase 3-like; translated protein: MELMEDVVIVGAGIAGLATAVALKRVGVRALVLEKSEGLRSTGTALTLTPNAWLALDALGVSHKLIPLYTPSIKGYVTNVSTGEVQEVLYPRQGVRTLHRKVLLEALAEELATDSIRFSSRLAAIQSLEQGGDASMAVVHLEDGTTIKSKVLIGCDGVHSVVARWLGLAELVHSGRSAVRGLAVFPQGHGFKQEVRFFLDESTNRPGFVPLNDRELYWFLVSQGENMEGEAEQIQREVLEKCTEKFPSEYLDVVRHADLSSLSWAPLMFRPPWGIIFGKLSKGNVTVAGDAMHPMTPDLGNGGGASLEDAVVLGRHIGNSIINNGGLIVPGDMAKAIDDYVKERRWRAAMLVTASYLSGRMQQGDKWWIKFLRDRAFYKYFFSWLARLAVVYDCGKLPAISYGEADRSSKED